One stretch of Roseimicrobium sp. ORNL1 DNA includes these proteins:
- a CDS encoding efflux RND transporter periplasmic adaptor subunit: MKSELTETDSPTEYDSLSVFPGEPGVFWGRLCEYTRARLNADSVCLLVGGGGAGSEFRVISQTPPGAAKRIAQSGLTAELRNFKATEFTALPGLLGRRYQALTFPARDGLPPLWMVAEVSADEADESLIETVSKEARSLADQYQSRRHAQRSEEKLLNLSQVMDLGLALGESGHFQEASLRLCNELAAPMRASRVSLAWMEGQDLKLCATSHGGRISAGSQEALALQQVMEEAADQDNEVSWPELSGTSVVSREHRKFSTAREGVSVASVPLRHQQEVRGVVCLERAAEEGAWENGELERVRLLADLVAPRLENLHTRTGWIGKRTWRSLRRKAAGWLGTDHTGVKLAVVGTCVTLLALAMIHVDYKVKAPFILKTDAASLIAAPFPGYIEEANFHVGDIVKKGDVLVRLDKKELLLEEADTVALRNKSEREVRSNQGEGKLAQMLVAQSEMQQADAKLAVIRRRLQLTEITAPFDGVIVEGDLRERLSSPVQTGELLLKVVQIKDLFGQLQVDERDISYLAAGLEGDLAFASRPGEHYSVKVDRFEPVAEVRPEGTVFVLRAQVLGEPQAWWRPGMSGLCKISTERRSLLWIGTHRLVEALRLWLWV; encoded by the coding sequence ATGAAATCCGAACTCACGGAGACAGATTCCCCCACCGAGTATGATTCCCTCTCGGTGTTCCCGGGTGAGCCGGGAGTCTTTTGGGGGCGTCTTTGTGAGTACACCCGCGCGCGCTTGAATGCGGACTCCGTGTGCCTGCTGGTGGGTGGTGGTGGTGCGGGCAGTGAATTTCGTGTCATCTCCCAGACGCCGCCCGGCGCGGCGAAGCGTATTGCGCAATCGGGACTCACGGCGGAATTGAGAAACTTCAAAGCGACCGAGTTCACCGCGCTGCCCGGATTGTTGGGGCGCCGTTATCAGGCGCTCACTTTTCCCGCGCGTGATGGCTTGCCGCCTCTCTGGATGGTGGCGGAGGTTTCGGCAGATGAGGCGGACGAGTCGCTGATCGAAACGGTGTCGAAAGAAGCGCGTTCGCTGGCGGACCAGTATCAATCACGGCGCCATGCGCAACGCAGCGAGGAGAAGTTGCTGAACCTTTCCCAGGTCATGGACCTTGGGTTGGCGCTCGGAGAGAGTGGCCACTTTCAGGAGGCGAGCCTGCGTCTGTGCAATGAACTCGCCGCTCCCATGCGCGCCTCGCGTGTGTCGCTGGCGTGGATGGAAGGCCAGGATCTCAAGCTCTGTGCCACCAGTCATGGCGGACGCATTTCGGCAGGTTCGCAGGAGGCGCTCGCGCTCCAGCAGGTGATGGAGGAAGCCGCGGACCAGGACAATGAAGTGTCATGGCCCGAGCTTTCTGGCACCTCGGTGGTGAGCCGCGAGCATCGCAAGTTCTCTACCGCGCGTGAAGGGGTGTCCGTGGCCTCGGTACCGCTGCGACATCAGCAAGAAGTGCGAGGTGTCGTGTGCCTGGAGCGTGCGGCGGAAGAGGGCGCTTGGGAAAATGGAGAGCTGGAACGTGTGCGCCTGCTTGCCGATTTGGTTGCGCCGCGCCTTGAAAATCTCCACACTCGTACCGGCTGGATCGGGAAGAGAACCTGGCGTTCGCTTCGTCGCAAAGCCGCTGGCTGGCTCGGGACGGATCACACGGGGGTGAAGCTGGCCGTGGTGGGTACCTGCGTTACGCTGCTCGCGCTCGCGATGATCCACGTGGACTACAAGGTGAAGGCACCCTTCATCCTGAAGACGGATGCCGCCTCGTTGATTGCCGCACCTTTCCCCGGGTACATTGAAGAGGCGAATTTTCATGTGGGCGACATCGTGAAGAAGGGTGATGTGCTGGTGCGCCTGGACAAGAAGGAACTCCTGCTGGAAGAGGCGGACACGGTCGCCCTGCGCAACAAGAGCGAGCGCGAAGTCCGCAGCAATCAGGGGGAAGGCAAGCTGGCCCAGATGCTCGTGGCCCAGTCCGAAATGCAGCAGGCCGATGCCAAGCTGGCCGTCATCCGTCGCAGGTTGCAGCTCACGGAAATCACTGCGCCTTTCGATGGCGTGATTGTTGAAGGCGATCTACGCGAGCGCCTTTCCTCCCCGGTACAGACCGGCGAGCTGTTGCTGAAGGTGGTGCAAATCAAAGACCTCTTCGGTCAGCTCCAGGTGGATGAGCGTGACATCTCCTATCTCGCTGCGGGATTGGAAGGCGATCTCGCGTTCGCCAGCCGTCCGGGGGAGCATTATTCGGTGAAGGTGGATCGCTTTGAGCCGGTGGCAGAGGTGCGGCCGGAGGGCACGGTGTTTGTGTTGCGGGCTCAGGTGCTCGGCGAGCCGCAGGCGTGGTGGCGTCCGGGTATGAGCGGTCTTTGCAAGATCTCCACGGAGAGGCGCTCGCTGCTCTGGATCGGCACTCACCGTTTGGTGGAGGCGCTGCGTCTCTGGCTCTGGGTCTAG
- a CDS encoding efflux RND transporter periplasmic adaptor subunit: MSLAFCLPFVGSAADKPQLTEGVVKPFRAVTISASIREIIRKIHVEEGDRIKEGQPLVSLLSEKQQLAVERYDQMISKAQFDYNAAKRLFDQNVSSRDDALAKEVELKRLQAELNIAKADLAEREILAPLTGVVVRKFKESGESISENDPILQVMTTDQVLLLFHLEASQLSSIKLDQEYAVQFPEMPDVKGLKAKVTFIDPEVDARSGLFRVRLLLDNKEGLVRPGLRVLAPFPPPPAKAGAPANL, from the coding sequence ATGTCCCTGGCATTTTGCCTTCCCTTCGTCGGAAGCGCCGCGGACAAACCTCAACTGACGGAAGGTGTGGTGAAGCCCTTCCGTGCGGTCACCATCAGCGCCTCCATCCGGGAAATCATCCGGAAGATCCATGTGGAGGAAGGGGACCGCATCAAGGAAGGCCAGCCGCTGGTGAGCCTGCTCTCGGAGAAGCAGCAGCTCGCCGTGGAGCGGTACGACCAGATGATCAGCAAGGCGCAGTTCGACTACAATGCGGCGAAGCGTCTCTTTGATCAGAATGTGTCGAGCCGCGATGATGCGTTGGCCAAGGAGGTGGAACTGAAGCGCCTCCAGGCAGAGCTGAACATTGCCAAGGCTGACCTTGCTGAGCGTGAGATTCTGGCGCCGCTCACCGGAGTGGTGGTGAGGAAGTTCAAGGAGTCCGGCGAATCCATCAGCGAGAACGATCCCATCCTGCAGGTGATGACCACGGATCAGGTGCTGCTTCTATTCCACCTCGAAGCCTCGCAACTTTCCTCCATCAAGCTGGATCAGGAGTACGCTGTGCAGTTTCCTGAGATGCCGGACGTGAAAGGGCTCAAGGCCAAGGTCACGTTCATCGATCCGGAAGTGGATGCCCGCAGTGGCTTGTTCCGCGTAAGACTGCTGCTGGACAACAAGGAGGGTCTCGTCCGTCCCGGTCTGCGTGTGCTGGCGCCCTTCCCGCCACCTCCTGCGAAGGCAGGAGCGCCCGCCAATCTGTAG
- a CDS encoding TolC family protein, with product MSLHQVVALALENNHDIAVQNLNKVIELERANIARAVFDPKLEGAYAYQYIDTPQNAQDFVATGGGAATSEVIASQTGLSSPILREPTIFEQRNHVGKLALVQKAPWGATFELGSSLRVLDNTLNRNQPPGIFHPEYETFTGLTVTQPLLKDFGATANLAELRIAKSNMRVADLEWRSRTAATVGNVMKLYYDVIFTYENMAVQSDAIELAEKLHSDNKKRAEQGVIQPNDVLAAEAAVYERKEGALLAETQYIERQNTLQTLFKKGTDAGTSVRIRPADRLKDSVTVPSRAELLGKATGARYDILQAMEIVDQRRHQSLLADNQSRPRFDLIASAGVHGLAGSTGRSYDEAADGQGPEWTVGVTFSVPLGFNRMRSQARLAAHQETQAIIDVDRVKAQISLELDTVLSRIDMDRQRLASARKSREVAQQTMEGEVKRLNEGVSTSYQVLQYQKEYSQTRSRELAALADLNKDQVDLWLVTGQMLERQGIVVEGDDKESRAVPAPQK from the coding sequence ATGTCACTGCATCAGGTGGTGGCGCTGGCACTGGAGAATAATCACGACATCGCGGTACAGAACCTGAACAAGGTGATCGAGCTCGAGCGGGCCAACATCGCCCGCGCTGTCTTCGATCCAAAACTGGAAGGCGCCTATGCGTACCAGTACATCGATACTCCGCAGAATGCTCAGGACTTCGTGGCCACGGGCGGTGGCGCCGCTACGTCGGAAGTGATTGCTTCCCAGACCGGTCTTTCGTCACCAATCCTGCGTGAGCCGACCATCTTTGAACAACGCAACCATGTGGGAAAACTGGCCCTGGTGCAGAAGGCTCCCTGGGGTGCCACCTTTGAACTGGGCAGCAGCCTCCGTGTGCTGGACAACACGCTGAACCGCAATCAGCCCCCTGGCATCTTCCATCCGGAATATGAGACCTTCACTGGCCTGACGGTGACGCAGCCGTTGCTGAAAGACTTCGGTGCCACGGCAAATCTTGCCGAGCTGCGCATTGCGAAGTCGAACATGCGCGTGGCGGATCTCGAGTGGCGCTCACGCACGGCCGCCACCGTGGGGAACGTGATGAAGCTCTATTATGATGTGATCTTCACCTACGAGAACATGGCCGTGCAGAGTGATGCCATCGAGCTCGCGGAAAAGCTGCACAGCGACAACAAGAAGCGCGCTGAGCAGGGAGTCATCCAGCCGAACGATGTGCTTGCGGCCGAGGCTGCGGTGTACGAGCGCAAGGAAGGCGCGCTGCTTGCAGAGACTCAGTACATCGAGCGGCAGAACACGCTGCAGACTCTTTTCAAGAAAGGTACGGATGCCGGCACGAGCGTGCGCATCCGCCCCGCCGATCGGTTGAAGGATTCGGTCACGGTGCCGTCCCGTGCTGAGTTGCTGGGCAAGGCGACGGGAGCCCGTTATGACATCCTGCAGGCGATGGAAATCGTGGATCAGCGTCGGCATCAATCCCTGCTGGCCGATAATCAATCGCGTCCGCGCTTTGACCTCATCGCCAGCGCCGGGGTGCATGGTCTGGCAGGCAGCACGGGTCGCTCCTATGACGAGGCGGCGGATGGTCAGGGCCCGGAGTGGACGGTGGGCGTGACCTTCTCCGTACCCCTTGGCTTCAATCGCATGCGCTCGCAGGCCCGCCTCGCCGCGCATCAGGAAACGCAGGCGATCATCGACGTGGATCGCGTGAAGGCGCAGATTTCCCTGGAGCTTGATACCGTGCTGAGCCGCATCGACATGGACCGCCAGCGTCTGGCCTCTGCTCGCAAGAGCCGCGAGGTCGCTCAACAGACGATGGAGGGCGAGGTGAAGCGTCTTAATGAAGGTGTCTCCACCAGTTACCAGGTCCTGCAGTACCAGAAGGAATACTCCCAGACCCGCAGCCGTGAACTCGCGGCCTTGGCGGACCTCAACAAGGATCAGGTGGACCTTTGGCTCGTCACGGGCCAGATGTTGGAACGGCAGGGCATCGTGGTGGAAGGCGACGACAAGGAAAGTCGCGCCGTGCCTGCCCCGCAGAAATAG
- a CDS encoding beta-galactosidase has protein sequence MSTRAQDVMDPAALGSFGIGSCHINGRSVQDAERWVPQMQAIGLKYYRALPTGWSQVEPEEGKWDWKDLDGQLQYLTERGFAVGGLLNGGVKWNALDKPGTLPVNNLPAWSNYVSAIVQRTKGRVKRWEVWNEPPNGTGRDQTPVDYAKLVVASYKAAKAADPTCLVGIAAKSVHVNYLEQAIKAGAKDHFDYITLHPYEVLNGVADNVGTESVFMHIVPTVRKMLAAQNPEKVNVPIIFTELGCDVKKGADVQAHALVKAYTMGIAQGVACIQWFEGMDGDSGPLGLLDRKGVARPSYTAMGQMIRHLGQHPDYLGWVLFQEKHYGFVFQGAEGIVLITWAHQGGAAEVSFKQRVRIVNPLTGGIASVDRLTLAAAPMLVLDVPDDLVAQAKTNRGKPLPWGGDYAQAESVSITMEGKQVEKGLHTLSGDAVAGAVVAYGGSARAGSVPGGNVFVVDPQFLSYDTVPIEITAVVRRNEANDNAGFKLVYESTNGLKTAKSGWYTVPDNKQWHTVRWQIDDAQFVNYWGYNFALESDGNQYNKYYIQSITVAKRGK, from the coding sequence ATGAGCACCCGCGCTCAAGATGTGATGGATCCCGCGGCGCTCGGTTCGTTCGGCATTGGGAGCTGCCACATCAATGGCCGATCGGTGCAAGATGCGGAGCGGTGGGTGCCGCAGATGCAGGCCATCGGATTGAAATACTACCGGGCGCTTCCCACGGGATGGTCCCAGGTGGAGCCGGAGGAGGGGAAGTGGGACTGGAAGGATCTGGACGGGCAGCTGCAATATCTCACCGAGCGCGGTTTTGCCGTAGGTGGTTTGCTCAATGGCGGTGTGAAGTGGAATGCTCTGGACAAACCGGGCACGCTCCCGGTGAACAATCTTCCGGCCTGGTCAAACTATGTGTCTGCGATCGTGCAGCGTACGAAGGGCCGCGTGAAACGCTGGGAGGTCTGGAACGAGCCTCCAAACGGCACCGGTCGCGACCAGACGCCGGTGGACTATGCGAAGCTCGTCGTGGCCAGCTACAAGGCCGCGAAAGCTGCGGACCCGACATGCCTGGTGGGCATCGCTGCGAAATCCGTGCACGTGAATTACCTGGAGCAGGCCATCAAAGCGGGGGCGAAGGACCATTTCGACTACATCACGCTGCATCCCTATGAGGTATTGAACGGGGTGGCGGACAACGTGGGGACGGAGTCTGTCTTCATGCACATCGTGCCCACCGTGCGGAAGATGCTTGCCGCCCAGAATCCGGAGAAGGTGAATGTGCCCATCATTTTCACCGAGCTTGGCTGCGATGTGAAGAAGGGCGCGGATGTGCAGGCGCACGCTCTCGTGAAGGCGTACACCATGGGCATCGCGCAGGGTGTGGCCTGCATCCAGTGGTTCGAGGGGATGGATGGCGACAGTGGTCCGCTGGGTTTGCTCGATCGGAAGGGCGTGGCGCGTCCCTCCTATACTGCCATGGGGCAGATGATCCGGCATCTCGGCCAGCATCCGGACTATCTCGGTTGGGTGCTCTTCCAGGAGAAACACTATGGCTTCGTCTTCCAAGGAGCGGAGGGGATCGTGCTCATCACCTGGGCACATCAAGGTGGTGCGGCGGAAGTTTCATTCAAACAACGGGTGCGGATCGTGAATCCACTGACCGGCGGGATCGCCAGTGTGGATCGGTTGACATTGGCGGCGGCGCCGATGCTGGTGCTTGATGTGCCGGATGATCTGGTCGCGCAGGCAAAGACAAACAGGGGCAAGCCCTTGCCGTGGGGTGGCGACTATGCGCAGGCAGAGTCTGTGTCCATCACCATGGAGGGGAAGCAGGTGGAGAAAGGTCTGCACACGCTCTCGGGTGATGCTGTGGCCGGCGCGGTGGTGGCCTACGGTGGTTCCGCCCGCGCCGGGAGTGTGCCTGGTGGAAATGTCTTCGTCGTCGATCCCCAGTTTCTTTCCTACGACACCGTTCCCATCGAGATCACCGCGGTGGTGCGCCGCAATGAGGCCAACGACAATGCCGGTTTCAAGTTGGTGTATGAGTCGACGAATGGACTCAAGACCGCGAAGAGTGGCTGGTACACCGTGCCGGACAACAAACAGTGGCACACCGTGCGATGGCAGATCGATGACGCACAATTCGTAAACTACTGGGGCTACAACTTCGCCTTGGAGTCGGACGGAAACCAGTACAACAAGTACTACATCCAATCCATTACCGTCGCAAAACGGGGCAAGTGA